Proteins encoded by one window of Glycine soja cultivar W05 chromosome 15, ASM419377v2, whole genome shotgun sequence:
- the LOC114387924 gene encoding disease resistance protein At4g27190-like isoform X2 — protein MDVIANVPGVSEIANYVITFIKGQIGYISSYQENLQKLITEVQTLKDTQDGVQHRVVEAERNGDKIENIVQNWLKNANEIVAAANKVIDVEGDRWCLGQYCPYLWTRCQLSKSFEKMTKEISDVKEKGKFDSISYRDAPDVTITPFSRGYEALESRTSMLNEIKEILKDPKMYMIGVHGMGGVGKTTLVNELAWQVKKDGLFVAVAIANITNSPNVKRIQGQIADALLDRKLEKETEGGRATELRQRIKKQEKVLIILDDIWSELDLTEVGIPFGDEHNGCKLVITSREREVLIKMDTQKDFNLTALLEEDSWNLFQKIAGNVVNEVSIKPIAEEVAKCCAGLPLLITAVSKGLKKKEVHAWRVALKQLKEFKHKELENNVYPALKLSYDFLDTEELKSLFLFIGSFGLNEIRTEDLFRCCWGLGFYGGVDKLMEARDTHYTLINELRASSLLLEGELDWVRMHDVVRDVAKSIASKSPPTDPTYPTYADQFRKCHYITSESLTEVRDDNVFSGMGEAMTLSVYKMSFTPFLPPSLNILISLRSLNLNSCILGDIRIVAELSNLEILSLAGSSIAKLPEEIKHLTRLRLLNLTHCDSLRVIPTNLLSGLMCLEELYMSGCYNIEWEVEGRKSDSNNANVRELQNLHNLTTLEISFKDTSVLPMDFQFPANLKRYDILIGSWQLFYLWYVGGLERTLKLTGNWWTSRSLFNTVEELSFAELKGVKDLYDLDVEGFPRLKHLYIQDNYELLHLINPRRLVNPHSAFLNLETLVLDDLCKMEEICHGPMQTQSFAKLKVIKVTSCDGLKNLFLYSLTGNLPQLRQMQISNCRGMTEIIAMERQEDRKELQQIVLPELHSVTLQGLPELQSFYCSVTVDQVNPSGQNNTLTLFNQQVVTPKLETLELYDMNLCKIWDDKLPVVSCFQNLTSLIVYDCNRLISLFPSGVSEALVKLERVNIYQCKRMKAIFAQKETVEISIKNDRESIRTNQVPPNSFHHKLEIDIDRCKSMDFVVLPELRAVILRDLPELQSFYCSVTVDQGNPSSQSISLALFNQQVVTPKLETLELYGMKVCKIWDDKLSVHSCFQNLTHLRITRCNHLTSLFSCGVTRALVKLQHVMISSCERLKMLFAQEEVEFPNSEIVEISIMNDWESIRPNQVPPNSFHHKLVIYIDRCESMDFVFPISAAKELRQHQFLEIRSCGIKNIFEKSDMTHVYLEKIIVKECTGMKTIIPSCVLFQFLAELIVFSCHTLLNIIRPSTTTSLPKLRILRIRGCNELEEICGSSNEGDGAVLDEIAFMKLEELTLNNLPRLTSFCQGSYDFRFPSLQIVRLENCPMMETFCQGNITTPSLTKVEYGGYDYRDEDHWYGDLNTTVRTVFTKKYRDMEKLVIGDNRNLQSIWPNQVIPYSFPNLTQIDICSCKGQYVFPIHVAKVLRKLQVLKISSCTIENIVEESDSTCDMTVVYLEVRYCQYMMTIVPSSVQFHSLDELHVSRCHGLVNIIMPSTIANLPNLRILMISECDELEEVYGSNNESDEPLGEIAFMKLEELTLKYLPWLKSFCQGSYNFKFPSLQKVHLKDCPMMETFCHGNLTTTSHIEVRCLYVSSNEESEDHWDGDLNTTIRTIFTKKYAENRTRSNSSLV, from the exons ATGGATGTGATAGCTAATGTCCCGGGTGTTTCTGAAATTGCTAATTATGTGATTACATTTATTAAGGGTCAAATTGGGTACATATCCTCCTACCAGGAAAACCTTCAAAAGCTTATAACCGAGGTTCAAACTCTGAAGGATACTCAAGATGGTGTGCAACACCGGGTTGTTGAGGCTGAAAGGAACGGAGACAAGATTGAAAATATTGTACAGAACTGGCTCAAGAATGCAAATGAGATTGTTGCTGCGGCAAATAAAGTTATTGATGTTGAAGGAGATAGATGGTGTCTGGGACAATATTGTCCCTATCTGTGGACAAGATGTCAGCTGAGCAAGAGTTttgaaaaaatgacaaaagagatttcagatgtcaaagagaaaggaaaatttgattcaatttctTACCGTGATGCCCCTGATGTCACAATTACACCATTTTCTAGAGGTTATGAAGCACTGGAGTCCAGAACATCAATGCTGAATGAGATTAAGGAAATTCTTAAGGATCCTAAAATGTACATGATTGGTGTGCATGGCATGGGTGGCGTGGGTAAAACCACTCTTGTGAATGAGTTAGCTTGGCAAGTAAAAAAAGATGGATTATTTGTTGCTGTAGCCATAGCCAATATAACCAATTCTCCAAATGTGAAAAGAATTCAAGGCCAAATTGCTGATGCTTTGTTGGATCGGAAACTTGAAAAAGAGACAGAAGGTGGAAGAGCAACAGAACTGCGTCAAAGGATAAAAAAACAGGAGAAAGTTCTTATTATTCTAGATGACATTTGGAGTGAACTTGATTTGACAGAAGTGGGAATTCCTTTTGGTGATGAACACAATGGTTGCAAATTGGTGATAACTTCCAGAGAACGTGAAGTGCTGATAAAGATGGACACTCAAAAAGATTTTAATCTTACAGCTTTACTGGAGGAGGATAGTTGGAATTTGTTCCAGAAAATAGCAGGTAATGTTGTTAATGAAGTTAGTATAAAACCAATTGCAGAAGAAGTGGCAAAATGTTGTGCTGGTTTGCCTCTTTTGATCACAGCCGTTTCAaagggtttgaaaaaaaaggaagtcCATGCTTGGAGGGTTGCCCTAAAACAACTAAAGGAATTTAAGCATAAAGAGTTGGAGAATAATGTCTACCCTGCTTTGAAGTTAAGTTATGATTTTTTAGATACAGAGGAATTGAAGTCACTATTCTTATTCATTGGTTCATTTGGACTAAATGAGATCCGCACTGAAGATTTGTTTAGATGTTGTTGGGGGTTGGGCTTTTATGGTGGCGTGGACAAATTGATGGAGGCAAGAGACACACATTACACATTAATAAATGAGCTTAGGGCCTCTTCATTATTGCTTGAAGGTGAACTTGATTGGGTTCGAATGCATGATGTTGTGCGTGACGTGGCTAAATCAATTGCATCTAAGTCTCCTCCGACCGACCCGACCTATCCCACCTATGCAGATCAGTTTCGCAAGTGCCATTATATTACATCTGAGTCTTTGACTGAAGTCCGAGATGATAACGTTTTCTCTGGTATGGGAGAAGCGATGACTTTGAGTGTATATAAAATGTCCTTCACCCCTTTCCTACCCCCTTCTCTCAATATCTTGATAAGCCTTCGCTCATTGAATCTAAATAGCTGTATATTAGGAGACATAAGGATAGTGGCAGAACTCTCAAATTTAGAAATTCTTTCCTTGGCGGGGTCTAGTATTGCAAAGCTCCCAGAAGAAATAAAACATCTGACTCGTCTTCGTTTGCTAAATTTAACACACTGCGATTCACTAAGAGTAATTCCTACAAATCTTCTATCAGGTTTGATGTGCTTAGAAGAATTGTACATGAGTGGTTGCTATAACATTGAATGGGaggttgaaggaagaaaaagtgaTAGCAACAATGCTAACGTACGTGAGTTACAGAATTTGCATAATTTGACAACTTTGGAGATATCATTCAAAGATACTTCGGTTTTGCCAATGGACTTCCAGTTCCCTGCAAATCTCAAAAGATACGACATATTGATTGGGAGTTGgcagttattttatttatggtatGTTGGAGGTCTCGAAAGAACACTCAAGCTCACAGGCAATTGGTGGACGAGCAGATCGTTGTTCAACACAGTTGAGGAGTTGAGCTTTGCTGAATTAAAGGGTGTTAAGGATTTGTATGATTTGGATGTGGAAGGTTTTCCTCGATTAAAGCATCTGTATATCCAAGACAATTATGAATTGTTGCACCTCATTAACCCAAGAAGGTTGGTGAATCCCCATTCTGCATTTCTCAATTTGGAGACTTTGGTTCTTGACGATCTATGTAAGATGGAAGAAATATGTCACGGTCCAATGCAGACACAGTCTTTTGCAAAGCTAAAAGTTATTAAAGTTACATCATGCGATGGGTTGAAGAACCTATTTTTGTATTCCCTCACAGGAAACCTTCCTCAACTTCGTCAGATGCAAATTTCTAATTGTAGAGGTATGACAGAGATCATAGCTATGGAAAGACAAGAGGATCGAAAAGAACTTCAACAGATTGTTCTGCCTGAATTGCATTCTGTCACTTTACAAGGTTTACCAGAGCTTCAGAGTTTCTATTGTTCTGTAACAGTGGATCAGGTTAATCCATCCGGTCAGAACAATACTTTGACACTGTTTAATCAACAG GTGGTGACCCCTAAACTTGAAACATTGGAGTTGTATGACATGAATTTATGCAAGATATGGGATGACAAACTTCCGGTCGTTTCATGCTTTCAAAACTTGACGAGTTTGATAGTTTACGACTGTAATCGTTTGATAAGTTTGTTTCCATCTGGGGTGTCAGAAGCACTGGTCAAACTAGAACGTGTTAATATTTATCAGTGCAAAAGGATGAAAGCGATATTTGCACAAAAAGAG ACAGTGGAAATCAGCATCAAGAATGATCGAGAATCAATACGGACTAATCAAGTGCCTCCAAATTCCTTTCATCACAAGCTGGAGATTGACATTGATCGCTGTAAAAGCATGGATTTTGTCGTTCTCCCTGAATTGCGTGCTGTCATTTTACGAGATTTACCTGAGCTTCAGAGTTTCTATTGTTCTGTAACAGTCGATCAGGGTAATCCATCCAGTCAGAGCATTTCTTTGGCACTGTTTAATCAACAG GTGGTGACCCCTAAACTTGAAACATTGGAGTTGTATGGCATGAAAGTATGCAAGATATGGGATGATAAACTTTCCGTCCATTCATGCTTTCAAAACTTGACGCATCTGAGAATTACCCGTTGTAATCATTTGACAAGTTTATTCTCATGTGGAGTGACAAGAGCACTGGTCAAACTACAGCATGTTATGATTTCCTCGTGTGAAAGGCTGAAAATGTTATTTGCCCAAGAAGAG GTTGAATTTCCAAACTCGGAGATAGTAGAAATCAGCATCATGAATGATTGGGAATCAATACGGCCTAATCAAGTGCCTCCAAATTCCTTTCATCACAAGCTGGTGATTTACATTGATCGCTGTGAAAGCATGGATTTCGTCTTTCCCATATCTGCGGCTAAAGAGCTTCGGCAGCACCAATTTCTTGAAATAAGATCGTGTGGCATAAAGAATATTTTTGAGAAAAGTGATATGACGCATGTTTaccttgaaaaaataattgtaaaggAGTGTACAGGCATGAAGACCATAATTCCATCCTGTGTGCTATTTCAGTTTTTAGCTGAATTGATTGTGTTCAGTTGTCATACACTGCTAAATATTATAAGGCCATCAACAACCACAAGTTTACCAAAACTCCGCATTTTAAGGATAAGGGGATGTAATGAGCTAGAGGAAATTTGCGGAAGCAGTAATGAGGGTGATGGAGCAGTACTGGATGAGATTGCTTTTATGAAATTGGAGGAATTGACATTGAACAACTTACCGAGGCTCACAAGCTTTTGCCAGGGAAGTTACGACTTCAGGTTTCCATCACTACAAATAGTACGTTTGGAAAATTGTCCAATGATGGAGACTTTTTGTCAGGGAAATATAACCACACCAAGCCTCACAAAGGTGGAATATGGAGGTTACGACTACAGGGATGAAGATCATTGGTATGGCGACCTTAATACTACTGTTAGAACAGTTTTCACTAAAAAG TATCGAGACATGGAGAAACTGGTTATCGGAGACAACCGTAATTTGCAGTCCATATGGCCTAATCAAGTGATTCCATATTCCTTTCCTAACCTGACGCAAATTGACATTTGTTCCTGTAAAGGCCAGTATGTCTTTCCCATCCATGTAGCCAAAGTGCTTCGGAAGCTCCAAGTTCTTAAAATAAGCTCGTGTACCATAGAGAATATTGTTGAAGAAAGTGATAGTACTTGTGATATGACGGTTGTTTATCTTGAAGTACGGTATTGTCAATATATGATGACCATAGTCCCATCCTCTGTTCAGTTTCATTCTTTAGATGAATTGCATGTGTCCAGGTGTCATGGACTAGTAAATATTATAATGCCATCAACAATCGCAAACTTACCAAATCTCCGCATTTTAATGATAAGTGAATGTGATGAGCTAGAGGAAGTTTATGGAAGCAATAATGAGAGTGATGAACCACTGGGCGAGATTGCTTTTATGAAATTGGAGGAATTGACATTGAAATACTTACCGTGGCTCAAAAGCTTTTGCCAGGGAAGTTACAACTTCAAGTTTCCATCATTACAAAAGGTACATTTGAAAGACTGTCCCATGATGGAGACTTTCTGTCATGGAAACTTAACCACAACAAGCCACATTGAGGTGCGATGCCTATATGTATCGAGTAATGAAGAATCAGAAGATCATTGGGATGGTGACCTTAATACTACTATTAGAACAATTTTCACTAAAAAG TATGCAGAAAACAGAACAAGATCGAATTCATCATTAGTATGA